A region from the Acidobacteriota bacterium genome encodes:
- a CDS encoding VWA domain-containing protein, giving the protein MKLKFNLQLVATVLGLAFLWIPASPTPEPNPQQEQTTLRVDVDLVNVLCTVQTGKGQFVTDLKRQDFRIEEDGVAQSVTHFAKEVNLPLTLGILVDTSPSVQDILPLEQRAAVEFLRTVLKKNDLAMIINFDRSVSLIQDFTNSLSLLEKAVGLLAIGGGTSLHDAVFLACDEKLSHESGRKAIVLISDGGDTTSKLKIREAIESAQRADTVIYAISNQIGGFYRRAYGNSGALKKYARATGGTAFFPNRPQKFRRAFQAIETELRSQYLLSYQSSNGKRDGSYRSIKVKLPNRKGLRVKARKGYYARSS; this is encoded by the coding sequence GTGAAACTGAAATTCAATCTGCAATTGGTGGCGACGGTCCTGGGCCTGGCTTTCCTGTGGATACCGGCTTCTCCCACCCCGGAGCCCAATCCGCAGCAGGAACAGACCACCCTGCGAGTCGACGTGGACCTGGTCAACGTCCTGTGCACCGTTCAAACCGGGAAGGGCCAATTCGTTACCGACCTGAAGCGACAGGATTTCAGGATCGAAGAAGATGGCGTGGCTCAGTCCGTCACCCATTTTGCCAAGGAGGTCAACCTGCCCCTCACCCTGGGCATCCTTGTCGACACTAGTCCCAGCGTCCAGGACATCCTGCCCCTGGAGCAGCGAGCGGCCGTCGAGTTTCTGAGGACGGTCCTGAAAAAGAACGACCTGGCCATGATCATCAACTTCGATCGCAGCGTCTCCCTGATTCAGGACTTCACCAACAGCCTGAGCTTGCTGGAAAAGGCTGTCGGCCTGCTGGCCATCGGCGGTGGCACTTCCCTGCACGATGCCGTCTTTCTGGCCTGTGACGAAAAGCTGAGTCATGAGTCGGGCCGAAAGGCGATCGTGCTGATCAGCGATGGAGGAGACACCACCAGCAAGTTGAAAATTCGTGAGGCCATCGAGTCTGCGCAGCGGGCCGACACGGTAATCTATGCCATCTCCAACCAGATCGGAGGATTCTACAGGAGGGCCTACGGCAACTCCGGGGCACTCAAGAAGTACGCCCGCGCGACCGGCGGAACGGCATTCTTCCCCAACAGACCACAGAAGTTCAGACGCGCCTTCCAGGCCATCGAGACGGAGTTGCGCAGCCAGTACCTGCTGAGTTACCAGTCTTCCAACGGAAAGCGGGATGGAAGCTATCGCTCCATCAAGGTGAAGCTTCCCAACAGGAAAGGCTTAAGGGTCAAGGCCAGAAAGGGATATTATGCGCGGTCCAGCTAG
- a CDS encoding response regulator, with protein sequence MKPHKVVIVEDEADIREVIEYNLKREGYRSSAVADGEKALQLVRETLPDLVLLDLMLPGLDGLEVCQRLKSDSATRNVRIIMVTAKGEERDILMGLDLGADDYLTKPFSPKELLGRIRAVLRRGPLQEEQASAQPLVRGPMLIDRERHQVQLDRRPVDLTATEFRLLHFLATNPGRVFTRDQLLSRVIGENASVVDRNIDVHVRAVRKKLGEYRDVIHTVRGVGYCFRNPLD encoded by the coding sequence GTGAAACCGCACAAGGTCGTCATCGTTGAGGACGAAGCCGACATCCGCGAGGTCATCGAATACAACCTCAAGCGGGAAGGATATCGATCCTCCGCGGTTGCGGATGGGGAGAAGGCGCTTCAGTTGGTCCGGGAAACCCTCCCGGACCTGGTCCTGCTGGATCTGATGCTGCCCGGACTGGACGGACTCGAGGTCTGCCAACGGCTCAAGTCCGATTCTGCGACTCGGAACGTCCGAATCATCATGGTGACGGCCAAGGGAGAGGAGAGGGACATTCTTATGGGGCTCGACCTGGGAGCCGACGACTACCTGACCAAACCCTTCAGCCCCAAGGAGTTGTTGGGTAGAATCCGGGCGGTATTGCGCCGGGGACCGCTTCAGGAGGAGCAGGCGTCCGCCCAACCCCTGGTTCGTGGGCCCATGCTCATCGACCGGGAGCGGCACCAGGTCCAGCTGGATCGGAGGCCGGTGGATCTGACGGCTACCGAGTTCCGGCTGCTCCATTTCCTGGCGACCAACCCGGGCAGGGTGTTCACTCGTGATCAGCTCCTGAGCCGGGTCATTGGAGAGAACGCCTCGGTGGTGGACCGCAACATAGACGTGCACGTACGGGCCGTACGCAAGAAGCTGGGGGAGTACCGGGACGTCATTCACACGGTCAGGGGGGTTGGCTACTGTTTCCGAAACCCGCTGGACTGA
- a CDS encoding arsenate reductase ArsC produces MTSAPPAGSDVKRVLFVCIENSNRSQMAEAFARIHGHGRVEAYSAGSRPSGRINPAAIQSMAELGYDLSSHRSQSLDEIPATEFAAAVTMGCGDSCSALAARRREDWDIPDPKSMPPEQFREIRDLIETRVRDLLTRL; encoded by the coding sequence TTGACAAGCGCCCCGCCGGCAGGGTCGGATGTAAAGCGGGTTCTCTTCGTGTGCATCGAGAACTCCAACCGCAGCCAGATGGCCGAGGCCTTTGCCCGCATCCACGGCCACGGCAGAGTCGAGGCCTACAGCGCCGGGTCGCGCCCCTCAGGCAGAATCAACCCTGCGGCCATCCAATCCATGGCGGAGTTGGGGTATGACCTCAGCAGCCACCGCTCCCAATCCCTGGATGAGATTCCTGCAACCGAATTCGCTGCCGCGGTGACCATGGGTTGCGGCGATTCCTGTTCGGCGCTAGCCGCCAGGAGGCGGGAGGACTGGGATATTCCCGACCCGAAATCAATGCCACCCGAGCAGTTCAGAGAGATTCGAGATCTCATTGAAACCAGGGTCAGAGACCTGCTGACCCGACTCTAG
- a CDS encoding aquaporin, with protein MARRLLAECFGTFALVFAGTGAITINEVSGGMVSHVGVALTFGLVVLATIYAIGNVSGAHINPAVTLGFWFAGRLERGWVLPYILSQCLGGLLASGTLRLLFSDHLTLGATRPAGPAFQSFVLEIILTWFLMFVILSVSSGSKEEGLMAGVAIGSVIALEALFAGPISGASMNPARSLAPALVTGQLSHLWIYLTAPVLGALAAVGACRCVQDEGCCGPTRKETAC; from the coding sequence ATGGCGCGACGACTACTGGCTGAGTGCTTCGGAACCTTCGCCCTGGTATTCGCCGGAACCGGGGCGATCACCATCAACGAAGTGAGTGGGGGCATGGTCTCCCACGTGGGCGTTGCCCTGACCTTCGGGCTGGTGGTCCTGGCCACCATCTACGCCATCGGAAACGTCTCCGGCGCACACATCAATCCCGCGGTGACTCTGGGCTTCTGGTTTGCCGGGCGCCTGGAAAGAGGCTGGGTTCTTCCCTATATCCTGAGTCAGTGCCTGGGAGGTCTGCTGGCCAGCGGAACCCTCCGCCTGCTCTTCAGCGACCATCTCACCCTGGGCGCTACCCGGCCGGCGGGACCCGCCTTCCAGTCTTTCGTTCTGGAGATCATTCTCACCTGGTTTCTGATGTTCGTGATCCTGAGCGTGTCCTCGGGCTCCAAGGAAGAGGGACTCATGGCCGGTGTGGCCATTGGGTCGGTGATTGCCCTGGAAGCTCTCTTTGCCGGTCCGATCTCAGGAGCCTCCATGAATCCTGCCCGCTCCCTCGCCCCGGCTCTGGTGACCGGGCAGCTGAGCCATCTCTGGATCTACCTGACGGCTCCGGTCCTGGGAGCCCTGGCGGCGGTTGGAGCCTGTCGCTGTGTGCAGGACGAAGGATGCTGCGGCCCGACCCGAAAGGAGACCGCCTGTTGA
- a CDS encoding 3-hydroxyacyl-CoA dehydrogenase NAD-binding domain-containing protein — translation MGNQPLRRVGIAGAGTMGRGIAQVFAHRGWQVVLSDPAPNQLSSAMDAISRGLDREVRKSRLAPAQRIEALGRIESASELSPMASVNLVVEAVSESLPLKREVFAQLNRFCRPGAILASNTSSISIARLASASSRPGETVGMHFMNPVPVMDLVEVVRGPGTSGETLSAIHRIVKGLGKTPVEVNDSPGFVSNRVLMPMINEAVFCVHEGVGTAENVDAIMKLGMKHPMGPLALADLIGLDVCLDIMETLYDGFRDTKYRPCPLLQSMVTAGHLGRKTGRGFYRYGRRVPEDS, via the coding sequence ATGGGAAATCAACCTCTGCGTCGAGTGGGCATTGCGGGAGCCGGAACCATGGGGCGGGGAATCGCCCAGGTCTTTGCCCATCGAGGGTGGCAGGTGGTGCTGAGCGACCCGGCGCCGAACCAGTTGTCCTCCGCCATGGACGCGATCTCCCGGGGGCTGGATCGAGAAGTCAGGAAGTCCCGGCTGGCGCCCGCCCAAAGGATAGAGGCGCTCGGCAGGATTGAGTCGGCCTCTGAACTGAGTCCGATGGCTTCGGTGAACCTGGTGGTTGAAGCCGTCAGCGAGAGTCTCCCGCTCAAGCGGGAAGTCTTTGCCCAACTCAACCGGTTCTGTCGCCCCGGGGCCATCCTGGCCTCCAACACTTCGTCCATTTCCATCGCCCGATTGGCTTCCGCCTCCAGTCGCCCTGGAGAGACCGTGGGGATGCATTTCATGAACCCCGTGCCGGTGATGGATCTGGTGGAGGTCGTGCGCGGTCCGGGAACCTCCGGGGAAACGCTTTCGGCCATCCACCGGATCGTCAAGGGGCTGGGCAAGACACCGGTAGAGGTGAACGATTCTCCGGGCTTCGTTTCCAATCGTGTCCTGATGCCCATGATCAATGAAGCCGTCTTCTGTGTCCACGAGGGTGTGGGGACGGCGGAGAACGTGGATGCGATCATGAAGTTGGGGATGAAACATCCCATGGGTCCGCTGGCTCTGGCCGACCTGATTGGGCTTGATGTTTGTCTGGATATCATGGAAACTCTCTACGACGGTTTCAGGGACACCAAGTATCGGCCCTGTCCCTTGCTGCAAAGCATGGTGACGGCTGGACACCTGGGGCGCAAGACGGGACGGGGGTTCTATCGCTATGGCCGGCGAGTCCCGGAGGACTCGTGA
- the recA gene encoding recombinase RecA, which produces MSDASGERSKAIDLALSQIEKQFGKGSIMRLGSRATVANIGVIATGSLSFDAALGVGGMPRGRVIEIFGPESSGKTTLALHVIAEAQKNGGMAAFVDAEHALDAAYARKLGVDVENLLVSQPDNGEQALEIAEMLVRSGALDVCVVDSVAALVPRAELSGEMGDSHMGLQARLMSQALRKLTGIVAKSKTCLIFINQIREKIGVMFGNPETTTGGRALKFYASVRVDVRRVGAIRDGDTVKGSRTKVKVVKNKVAPPFRDAEFDIIYGLGISKEGDLLDLGVHQGLIEKSGAWYSIQGERMGQGRDNARQFLKDHGEVRTQLEEALRQALHIPAATSAGNGQPAAAERTPSRSTPGRR; this is translated from the coding sequence ATGAGTGACGCAAGCGGAGAGCGCAGCAAGGCGATCGATCTGGCGCTGTCTCAGATCGAAAAGCAATTCGGCAAGGGATCGATCATGCGCCTGGGCAGCCGCGCAACCGTGGCCAACATCGGTGTGATCGCCACCGGGTCCCTGTCCTTCGACGCCGCGCTGGGCGTCGGCGGCATGCCTCGGGGACGGGTGATCGAGATCTTCGGTCCCGAATCCAGCGGCAAGACAACGCTGGCCCTTCACGTGATCGCCGAGGCTCAGAAAAATGGGGGCATGGCCGCGTTCGTGGATGCGGAGCATGCACTGGACGCCGCCTATGCTCGCAAGCTTGGCGTGGACGTGGAGAACCTGCTGGTTTCCCAGCCGGACAACGGAGAACAGGCGCTCGAGATCGCTGAAATGCTGGTGCGCAGTGGTGCTTTGGATGTTTGCGTGGTCGATTCGGTGGCCGCCCTGGTGCCCAGAGCCGAGTTGTCGGGTGAAATGGGAGACTCCCACATGGGGCTGCAGGCCAGGCTCATGTCCCAGGCGCTGCGCAAGTTGACCGGCATTGTTGCCAAATCCAAGACCTGTCTGATCTTCATCAACCAGATTCGGGAGAAGATCGGGGTCATGTTCGGCAATCCGGAAACCACCACCGGTGGGAGGGCCCTGAAGTTCTATGCCTCGGTTCGGGTGGATGTGCGGCGGGTTGGCGCTATTCGGGACGGGGACACCGTCAAGGGCAGCCGAACCAAGGTCAAGGTCGTCAAGAACAAGGTGGCTCCTCCCTTTCGGGACGCAGAGTTCGATATCATCTATGGCCTCGGCATTTCCAAGGAAGGGGACCTGCTGGACCTGGGCGTGCACCAGGGCCTCATCGAAAAAAGCGGCGCCTGGTACTCGATCCAGGGAGAGCGCATGGGCCAGGGCCGCGACAACGCACGCCAGTTCCTGAAAGACCACGGCGAAGTCCGAACCCAGCTGGAAGAGGCGCTCCGCCAGGCGCTGCATATCCCCGCGGCTACCTCAGCCGGCAACGGCCAGCCCGCCGCGGCGGAGCGGACACCTTCAAGATCGACGCCGGGCAGGCGCTGA
- a CDS encoding site-2 protease family protein, with product MVDAPANSLPAPPETVPPSDAPVRKRLWLPPALFVLTLMTTSAVGSLEFGLAGGMLYSASLVLILLCHEMGHYLTARHYRVPASLPYFIPVPLPPFGTFGAVIKMGGRIPDRKALFDIAIMGPAMGLIVALPLAVLGIAGSTVTTLDSMPAGETLLGPSFLFAFLIEWIHGPLNAGSGLQLHPVATAGWAGLFVTALNLLPLGQLDGGHILHALFPRSSELLYRLVAIAFALFAILVHPPWLLLLLVVYLMTRLRHPPTMYEHLPIGPRRFALGLLAILFLIFSFPPIPISMLAPAP from the coding sequence ATGGTGGATGCACCAGCCAACTCCCTGCCCGCTCCTCCGGAAACGGTTCCACCGTCCGACGCTCCGGTCAGGAAGAGATTGTGGCTACCGCCGGCCCTGTTCGTTCTGACCCTGATGACCACCTCGGCGGTGGGCTCACTGGAATTCGGCCTTGCGGGAGGGATGCTCTACTCCGCCAGCCTGGTTCTGATCCTCCTCTGTCACGAGATGGGCCACTACCTCACGGCCCGCCACTACCGGGTTCCGGCCTCCCTTCCCTACTTCATTCCCGTTCCGCTGCCGCCCTTCGGGACCTTCGGAGCCGTGATCAAGATGGGGGGACGCATTCCCGACCGCAAGGCGCTGTTCGACATCGCCATCATGGGACCTGCAATGGGTCTGATCGTGGCCCTTCCCCTGGCCGTGCTGGGCATTGCCGGCTCCACCGTTACCACTCTCGATTCCATGCCCGCGGGAGAGACCCTGCTGGGCCCCTCGTTCCTCTTTGCTTTCCTGATCGAATGGATCCACGGACCGCTGAATGCAGGTAGCGGCCTCCAGCTTCATCCGGTGGCCACGGCCGGCTGGGCCGGACTGTTCGTCACGGCTCTCAATCTCCTGCCACTGGGTCAGCTGGACGGAGGGCACATTCTCCATGCCCTGTTTCCCCGCAGCAGCGAGCTCCTTTACCGATTGGTTGCCATAGCCTTCGCCCTTTTCGCCATTCTGGTTCACCCGCCGTGGCTTCTCCTCTTGTTGGTCGTCTATCTGATGACCCGGCTTCGCCATCCGCCGACGATGTACGAACACCTGCCCATCGGGCCTCGCCGCTTTGCGTTGGGCCTGCTGGCCATTCTCTTCCTGATCTTCTCGTTTCCGCCCATCCCCATTTCCATGTTGGCGCCAGCGCCCTGA